GCCATGGCGGGGCGCGCCGGTATCCCGGTCAAGCTCACCGAGTTCGACGAGTTCGCCCAGAAGGTGCCGGTGATCGCCAACCTTCGGCCCTCGGGGCAGTGGCTGATGGAGGATTTCCACATCGCGGGCGGCATCCGCGCCCTGATGGTGCGCCTGTCCCCCCTGCTCCACCTCGATGCCCGCTCGGTCACCGGCGGCACGATCGGCGACGGGCTCGCCGGTATGAAGGTGTTCAACGACGACGTGATCCGCCCGCTCGACCGGCCGATCGTCTCCATGGGCGGGACCGCGATCCTGTACGGCAACCTCGCCCCGGACGGCTGCGTGATCAAGCCGCCGGCCGCCGACCCGCGTTTCCTGAACCATACCGGGCCCGCGCTGGTCTTCGACAGCTACGATGCGATGAACGCGGCGGTGAACGACCTCGATCTCGACGTCACCCCCGACCACGTCATGATCCTGCGCAATGCCGGCCCGATCGGCGGCCCCGGCATGCCGGAATGGGGCATGCTGCCGATCCCCAAGGTCCTGCTCCGGCAGGGCGTGCGCGACATGGTCCGCATCTCGGACGCCCGAATGAGCGGGACCAGCTACGGCGCCTGCATCCTGCACGTGGCGCCGGAATCGGCTGCGGGCGGCCCGCTCGCGGCGGTACGCAATGGCGACCTGATCACGGTGGACGTGCCCGGGCGCCGGATTCACCTGCACCTCGACGATGCCGAGATCGCGGCGCGCGTGAAAGCCTTCGTGCCGCCGGACCGGGCCTATCCACGGGGCTACAACCGGCTGTTCGCCCAGCACGTGCGGCAGGCCAACGAGGGCTGCGATTTCGACTTTCTGGAGGGCGCCGGGGGGATCCCGGAACCCGAGATTCACTGACCGGCCCGAGCCGTCGGCAACAGGCGGCGGGCCACATGACAGGGAGGTATCATGGTCATGATCGCACGCAGGGGGCTGCTCGCCGGAGCGGCCCTGCTCGGTGCCGCGCGGGCGGCCGGGGCCGGCTGGGAGCCGTCGCAGCGGGTGCCGGACCCGGCGGTGGAGATCCTCGACCCAGCCTTCGCCAAGTACAGGCTCGCGTCGGCGACGGTGGAGCGGGTCGCTACCGGCTTCCGCTGGGCCGAGGGGCCGGTCTGGTTCGGCGACATGGGATCGCTGCTGTTCAGCGACGTGGTCAACGACCGGATCATGAAATGGGAGGAGGCCTCGGGCGCGCTCTCGGTGTTCCGCAAGCCGTCGAACTACGCCAACGGCAACACCCGCGACCGGCAGGGCCGCCTGATCACCTGCCAGCACAAGACCCGCAGCGTGACCCGGACCGAGTACGACGGCACCGTCACCACGCTGATGGACCGGTTCGACGGCAAGCCGCTGAACTCGCCCAACGACGTGGTCTGCCACTCCGACGGCGCGGTCTGGTTCACCGATCCGGCCTTCGGGCCGAACCCGCACGAGTCGATGGCCGCACCGGAGCTTCCCGGCAACGTCTACCGGATCGATCCCAGGACGGGGCAGGCCAGCGTCGTGGTCGAGGGCGTGGCGGGTCCGAACGGGCTCTGCTTCTCGCCGGACGAGTCCAAGCTCTACGTCATCGAGGCGCGGGCGAAGCCGAACCGGCTGATCCGCATCTACGATGTGGTCGAGAGCGGCACCAAGACCGCGAACGGGCGGGTGTTCTACGATGCCGGCACCGGCACGCCGGACGGGTTCCGCGTCGATGTCGACGGCAATCTCTGGTGCGGCTGGGGGATGAGCGGGCCGAGGACGGGGTCATCGTGCTGTCGCCGCAGGCCAAGCTGATCGGCCGGATCCGCTTGCCGGAGCGCTGCGCCAACCTGTGCTTCGGCGGCGTCAACCGCAACCTGCTGCTGATGACGGCGTCGCACTCGGTCTACGCGCTGTACGTGAATACGCGGGGTGCGGGGACCTGCTGAGGTTGGACGGGCGGTTCGCGCCGCAGTGCCGTCCTTGCGAGCGGAGCGAAGCAATCCAAGATAGCGCCACGCTGACCGATGTCGCGCTGCCCTGGCTCGCTTCGCTCCACTCGCGATGACGGGGGCGCAAGCCCCCGCCCCTACTCCGCCGCCTGCGCGAGATACCGCGCCGGGTCGTAGTTCAGGATCGGCCCGAGCCAGCGCTCGACCTCGCGGATGTCCATCCCCTTGCGGGCGGCGTAATCCTCGACCTGATCCCGCTCCACCTTGGCGACGCCGAAATAGTGCGCCTCCGGGTGGGCGATGTAGATCCCCGACACCGACGAGCCCGGCCACATGGCGTAGGACTCGGTGAGCTTCACGCCGATGCGGCTCTCGGCCTTCAGCAGGTCGAACAGCGTGGTCTTCTCGGTGTGGTCGGGCTGGGCCGGGTAGCCCGGGGCCGGACGGATGCCGTCATACTTCTCCAGCACCAGATCCTCGGGGGC
This window of the Methylobacterium tardum genome carries:
- the araD gene encoding L-arabinonate dehydratase gives rise to the protein MTARKKTLDDLRSQRWFGATDLRSFGHRSRMLQMGYERADFTGKPIVGIINTWSDINPCHQHFRERVEHVKRGVWQAGGFPIELPALSLSENFVKPTTMLYRNLLAMEVEELLRQHPVDGAVLMGGCDKTTPGTVMGGISMNLPMIFLPAGPMMRGHFGGTILGSGSDVWKYWAEKEAGNITTQEWNDMEAGIARSAGTCMTMGTASTMTSITEALGLSLPGSASIPAADADHPRMAGACGRRIVEMIWEDLKPSDILDRRSIDNALVVHNALAGSTNAMIHLVAMAGRAGIPVKLTEFDEFAQKVPVIANLRPSGQWLMEDFHIAGGIRALMVRLSPLLHLDARSVTGGTIGDGLAGMKVFNDDVIRPLDRPIVSMGGTAILYGNLAPDGCVIKPPAADPRFLNHTGPALVFDSYDAMNAAVNDLDLDVTPDHVMILRNAGPIGGPGMPEWGMLPIPKVLLRQGVRDMVRISDARMSGTSYGACILHVAPESAAGGPLAAVRNGDLITVDVPGRRIHLHLDDAEIAARVKAFVPPDRAYPRGYNRLFAQHVRQANEGCDFDFLEGAGGIPEPEIH